The Candidatus Manganitrophus noduliformans genome includes a window with the following:
- a CDS encoding ABC transporter permease produces MKLHRVAAIIQRHLYLYQRSLPRMTEVFFWPLIDLLLWGFVTLYLQRFQENLPKFVAFFLGALILWDILYRAQQGISVSFLEEVWSKNLLNLFVTPMRASEFLAALMSISVLKLLTAGTASVLLAWFLYSFNLFVLGISLIPFVLNLMVMGWSIGIVTMAAILRYGQEAEVMAWGLAFLVQPISAVFYPVSVMPGWVQPIAWMMPSSHVFEGMRAVVETGAFPVEALVKAVILNLLYLFLALSFFYRNLRIVKEKGLLLRSGTE; encoded by the coding sequence ATGAAGCTCCATCGGGTGGCGGCGATCATCCAGCGGCATCTTTATCTCTACCAGAGAAGCCTTCCCCGAATGACGGAGGTTTTTTTCTGGCCGCTGATCGATCTCCTCCTCTGGGGGTTCGTCACCCTTTATCTCCAGCGCTTTCAAGAAAACCTTCCGAAGTTCGTCGCCTTTTTCCTGGGGGCCTTGATCCTCTGGGATATCCTTTATCGGGCGCAGCAGGGGATCTCCGTCTCGTTTCTGGAAGAGGTCTGGTCGAAAAATCTTCTGAACCTCTTCGTCACCCCGATGAGGGCGAGCGAGTTTCTGGCGGCGCTCATGTCGATCAGCGTCTTAAAACTCCTCACCGCGGGGACCGCCAGCGTCCTGTTGGCGTGGTTTCTCTATTCGTTCAACCTTTTTGTCCTGGGAATTTCGCTGATTCCTTTCGTCCTCAACCTGATGGTGATGGGATGGTCGATCGGCATTGTAACGATGGCGGCGATTCTGCGATATGGACAGGAGGCCGAGGTAATGGCCTGGGGACTCGCCTTCCTCGTCCAGCCGATCTCCGCCGTCTTTTATCCGGTCTCCGTCATGCCCGGCTGGGTCCAGCCGATCGCCTGGATGATGCCGTCGTCTCACGTCTTCGAAGGGATGCGGGCGGTGGTAGAAACCGGCGCTTTTCCGGTCGAGGCGCTGGTGAAGGCGGTTATTCTGAATCTCCTCTATCTCTTTTTGGCCCTTTCCTTCTTCTATCGAAATTTGAGGATCGTTAAAGAAAAAGGGCTCTTGCTCAGGAGCGGAACCGAGTAA
- a CDS encoding TIGR01212 family radical SAM protein (This family includes YhcC from E. coli K-12, an uncharacterized radical SAM protein.) has product MPRYYYNAYSRALKERFPWKVYKLPLDAGFNCPNRDGRVAFGGCTFCSNASFSPNSGGPLKSIREQVEEGIAVYRKRRFGGEKFIAYFQAFTNTDAPPARLASIYDEALSHPDVVGLAIATRPDSLPEPVLDLLSDLQKRTALFLEVGLQSIHDETLRRVNRGHTFADFVSAVARIKERGLYLSTHLILGLPGEDRGMMMATVERVAPLPIDAVKLTHLYIPKQAPLAQAYRRGALSLLTLSDYIQRVCDALERLPERLIIERLMGELDGEDILAPRWGKHKGEILEMIEAEFARRGTCQGILFRERQGCDPAQVQRCIPPMTAPIKS; this is encoded by the coding sequence ATGCCGCGCTACTACTACAACGCCTACAGCCGCGCGCTGAAAGAGCGCTTTCCCTGGAAGGTTTATAAGCTGCCGCTCGACGCCGGCTTCAACTGTCCCAACCGGGACGGACGGGTCGCCTTCGGCGGCTGCACCTTTTGCAGCAACGCCAGCTTCAGCCCCAACAGCGGCGGGCCCTTGAAATCGATTCGCGAACAGGTGGAAGAAGGGATCGCCGTCTACCGAAAGCGGCGGTTCGGCGGAGAAAAGTTCATCGCCTACTTTCAGGCGTTCACCAACACCGACGCCCCGCCCGCTCGCCTGGCGAGCATTTACGATGAGGCGCTTTCTCATCCCGATGTGGTCGGTCTGGCGATCGCGACCCGTCCCGACTCCCTCCCGGAGCCGGTCCTCGATCTGCTCAGTGACCTTCAGAAGAGAACGGCGCTCTTTTTGGAGGTCGGGCTCCAATCGATCCACGATGAGACCCTTCGGCGGGTGAATCGGGGCCACACCTTCGCCGATTTCGTCAGTGCGGTCGCGCGGATCAAGGAAAGAGGTCTCTATCTCTCAACCCATCTGATTCTGGGATTGCCGGGGGAGGATCGCGGAATGATGATGGCGACGGTCGAGCGGGTTGCGCCCCTGCCGATCGACGCCGTCAAGCTGACCCATCTTTATATTCCGAAACAGGCCCCGCTGGCGCAGGCGTATCGACGGGGAGCGCTCTCGCTCCTGACCCTTTCCGATTATATTCAACGGGTCTGCGATGCGCTGGAGCGCCTGCCGGAGCGGCTTATCATTGAAAGGTTGATGGGGGAGCTCGACGGAGAAGATATTCTCGCCCCCCGATGGGGAAAACATAAAGGGGAGATCCTGGAGATGATCGAGGCGGAGTTCGCCCGGCGCGGAACCTGCCAGGGGATTCTCTTCCGAGAGCGTCAGGGGTGCGATCCGGCGCAGGTGCAGCGGTGCATCCCTCCCATGACGGCCCCCATCAAATCATAG
- a CDS encoding ABC transporter ATP-binding protein: protein MGYPVVEVSRLTKAFNGFVAVNDLSFSIEAGEILGLLGPNGAGKTTLIQMLLGLITPTAGEIRILGLDLRRHREEIISQVNFSSTYVSLPTSLTVRENLTVFAKLYGIRKPERRIDELLEIFEIKRLKKTLTRHLSSGQLTRLSLAKALLNHPKVLFLDEPTASLDPDIADKTRRLLKSIRDQSRLTLLYTSHNMKEMEEISDRILFLHQGRILASGTPAEIVRRFAEKNLEDVFLKVARGSHPTERPEIAP from the coding sequence ATGGGTTATCCGGTCGTCGAAGTCAGCCGCCTCACCAAAGCGTTCAACGGGTTCGTCGCCGTCAACGACCTCTCCTTCTCGATCGAAGCGGGGGAGATCCTCGGTCTGCTCGGGCCGAACGGCGCGGGCAAAACCACCCTCATTCAGATGCTCCTCGGCCTCATTACGCCGACCGCGGGCGAGATCCGCATTCTCGGGCTCGATCTCAGGCGGCATCGGGAGGAGATCATCTCCCAGGTCAATTTCTCTTCAACCTATGTCTCTTTGCCGACGTCGCTGACGGTCCGTGAAAACCTGACCGTCTTCGCCAAGCTCTACGGCATCCGAAAGCCGGAGCGCCGGATCGACGAGCTGCTTGAGATCTTCGAGATCAAACGGCTCAAGAAGACCCTTACCCGCCATCTCTCCTCGGGCCAATTGACGCGCCTCTCGCTGGCCAAAGCACTGCTCAATCATCCGAAGGTCCTCTTCCTGGATGAGCCGACGGCGAGCCTCGATCCCGATATTGCCGACAAGACCCGGCGGCTGCTGAAATCGATCCGGGATCAAAGCCGGCTGACCCTTCTCTACACGTCGCATAATATGAAAGAGATGGAGGAGATCTCCGACCGGATTCTCTTTTTGCACCAAGGGCGCATTCTCGCGAGCGGGACCCCCGCCGAGATCGTGCGGCGCTTCGCGGAGAAAAACCTGGAAGATGTTTTCCTCAAGGTGGCGCGGGGGAGCCACCCAACGGAGCGGCCGGAGATCGCGCCATGA